The nucleotide window GTGACCCGCCTGACCCTCAACATCGTCCGCTCCATCGAGCCGCTCATCTGGGCGGTGATGGGCGTGATTTGGGTCGGGCCGGGGCCCTTCGCCGGGTTCATCGCCCTCTCGCTCCACTCGGTGGCCGCCCTGGGGAAACTGTACTCCGAGGCCATCGAAAGCATCAACCCGGGCCCCATTGAGGCGTTGCAGGCCACCGGCGCCAATCGCCTGCAGACCATCATGTATGCCGTGGTGCCGCAGGTGTTGCCGCCCTTCACCTCCTTCACCCTGTACCGCTGGGACATCAATGTGCGCATGTCCACGGTGATCGGTCTGGTGGGCGGTGGCGGCATCGGTTTCCTGCTCATTCAGTGGATCCGGCAGTTCCAGTATCATCAGGCCGGGATTGCGGTGTGGCTGATCACCATCACCGTGGCGGCGCTGGATTTCATCAGCGCCAGCATCCGCGAGCGCATGGTGTAAGCCCTGCCGACGCAGGACCTGTACGAAGTCCAAAAGCGCAGCCTGAGGCTGCGCTTTTTTCGCAGGCCGACGCCCATCCCTTGGGGGCATGGCGTTGGATGAAAAGGGCAGGCCTACCCGGATGCGGGGGTTCGCTCCGCAGGATTTCGTGTAGTCATGAGGCGCTCCGGGCCTCTGGGGTGTGGTAAAATCCCGTCCAATG belongs to Anaerolineae bacterium and includes:
- a CDS encoding ABC transporter permease subunit produces the protein VTRLTLNIVRSIEPLIWAVMGVIWVGPGPFAGFIALSLHSVAALGKLYSEAIESINPGPIEALQATGANRLQTIMYAVVPQVLPPFTSFTLYRWDINVRMSTVIGLVGGGGIGFLLIQWIRQFQYHQAGIAVWLITITVAALDFISASIRERMV